CAATACCTGCTGCAGACTCAACATAAACTGTTGTGTTTGACGTTCCGAAAATGGCACCGATTGGTGTTGCAATCATGTCAGCAAACAAAGCTTTATCCATTTTAGAAGAGAAGCCATGACTTGTTTCCATGTCTTTCAAATCTTCGTCCGTGAAAATTCCAGTAGCACGACCTGTACCGATAAATGTACCGATTGGGTCAAAGATTGAAGTCAAAGAGAAGGCAAGTACGGTCATCAATACTTCGATGTAGCGTGATGAATCTGAAAACAAACTTCCAAATCCTTTAGGACCAAAAGCGGCACCAAAAGTTGTTCCCATTTGTTTAACAGCAGTTCCCAAGTTATTTTGTGCAAACAAAGTGTGGATATCTACTTTAACAACACCTGTCAAAAGTGCCAAGATTGTAGTGACCAAGATTGAAAGCAAAATTCCTGCTTTCCATTTACGAATAACAAAGAACATTGTAACAACGATACCAACTAGAGCAATCAAAACAGCGGGATCATTGAAGGTTACAAGCTCAGGGACAATTGACGAATTTACTGTAATTGTTCCGTGGTTGTTGACATATGTGCCAGGGTCTGCGATGAAACGTAAGATTCCCGCATTTTTAATTCCGATATAGGCAATGAAAATCCCGATACCACCACCAATTGCGTGTTGCAAACTTTCTGGAATCCCCAAAATAATTGCTTTACGAATAGAAGTAAAAGTGATAATAATATTGATAATCCCACAAATAAAGACCATTGCAAGTGCTTC
The DNA window shown above is from Lactococcus sp. S-13 and carries:
- a CDS encoding NCS2 family permease, which codes for MNKFFKLEENGTTVGREVMAGLTTFFAMSYILFVNPQVLSSTGMPVQAVFLATILASIVGTLAIGLIANVPYALAPGMGLNAFFAYTVVLSLGYTWQEALAMVFICGIINIIITFTSIRKAIILGIPESLQHAIGGGIGIFIAYIGIKNAGILRFIADPGTYVNNHGTITVNSSIVPELVTFNDPAVLIALVGIVVTMFFVIRKWKAGILLSILVTTILALLTGVVKVDIHTLFAQNNLGTAVKQMGTTFGAAFGPKGFGSLFSDSSRYIEVLMTVLAFSLTSIFDPIGTFIGTGRATGIFTDEDLKDMETSHGFSSKMDKALFADMIATPIGAIFGTSNTTVYVESAAGIGAGGRTGLASVVTAIMFAISSLFLPLLAIVPTQATAPILIIVGMMMLGSFKEIKWGDLNEAIPAFFASVFMGLAYSISYGIAAGFITYILVKVFTGKVKEVKPVIWVVAILFLINFAVLAVL